The genomic region tttatttatgaaactattgttacaattttttaaaaaagtagaagcaaaacaaacattcacatcattcgaataaggacgaatttatattaataacgaatgacttttattttactatgaagttcacaaattatgtattccaatattaacgtactatacatacatttattatctgctagatttacttaggtccatttttcagatgtaaaaatatctaataaacgcaatattgattaaataaaaataaaaaaaagtagagttggtatgggattcgaaccacgattatccacgtccgaagaccaaagaccatttcccgtcaccacccgctccaactgtcaacatatattactcgataaagtgggatattcacgtcgtcgatattccccttaaattaaaaagagactaccgaccaaataggctcatttatctctgtcgcaaccgtcacccattttaagatcgcagggcgcaatctagagtattatatatctatggttgAAAGATAACTCTCAACTTGTATAATTTAATCGATCAACGACTTTAGTGTATGTACGTGTAcgtttattttcatttatataAGATAATTAGTACGTACACAATATCATGAATAATCATTTGAGTGTAGACGAGTATTGTCTATTTTTTCATGCTAATATTTGTCATGTTTGCAAAGGAATAGAACATTTGAAAAGATGCGCTCAATGCAAGAGTGTAGCATATTGCTCAAAAGATCATCAGAAAATTGATTGGAAATATCACAAAGCCTTTTGTTCGGCTTTGACAAAAGTCAACGATGAGTGCTCTTTCATTGATGTAACAAATTTTGAGGAGTTTCTTACAGTAAAGAAGATGAAGTACAGATTATTGTGCCAATATTTAAATCGTGGTTTATCTAACTATGAACATCAAATATGGATGTTCCCAAGATTTTGTGAGATCTGCTACACAAGTGATGTCCATGTTGAATGTGAGAAGTGTAGAAGTGTTTTCTTTTGTTCCGAAGATCACAAGCTCAAATTTCAAAGTAAACACGAGAACTTCTGTAAGAGTTTTAAACTGAATCTGGAAATTGGACTATATCCAATATTTAATGATGTTCTTACAGTTGAATTAGATGCAAACACAATTTCCAGCAGCGTTTCAATCTTACCATCTACTCTAGAAGAGCTAACTGAGTTATATGATAAAAAGTTCTCAAAAGGGGATTTTATGACTAAAATTAGAAAATACAATTGTTTGTCACCAGTTGCCACAATACTATATGGACTTGAAAAAATTGGAACAATATCTAATAGAAAAATTGAGAAAGATGCGCTTAACATTCATTTTGTTGGAGGTGACATGTA from Diabrotica virgifera virgifera chromosome 3, PGI_DIABVI_V3a harbors:
- the LOC126881940 gene encoding uncharacterized protein LOC126881940, with the translated sequence MNNHLSVDEYCLFFHANICHVCKGIEHLKRCAQCKSVAYCSKDHQKIDWKYHKAFCSALTKVNDECSFIDVTNFEEFLTVKKMKYRLLCQYLNRGLSNYEHQIWMFPRFCEICYTSDVHVECEKCRSVFFCSEDHKLKFQSKHENFCKSFKLNLEIGLYPIFNDVLTVELDANTISSSVSILPSTLEELTELYDKKFSKGDFMTKIRKYNCLSPVATILYGLEKIGTISNRKIEKDALNIHFVGGDMYEIGRLWLHMAELIFHWIPNLHLLDFIVIGPNLNHNGSTDKFTFQLCKSCKKRKCKTTVTFHTQLYHNVVAQLKKPDVVVALNSGIHGNQVENFLSRNDNLPEYLWKESIEYLVHNKNVPLILTAYILKELTKDIEAVKDHAKSEVKVLVEPHRNPFCDRKPCRDFESQEDTLFFINGYTAVLATV